In one Scomber japonicus isolate fScoJap1 chromosome 6, fScoJap1.pri, whole genome shotgun sequence genomic region, the following are encoded:
- the daw1 gene encoding dynein assembly factor with WDR repeat domains 1 — MKLKRFLLRYYPPGIILEYEKGGYLRTKSIDLLDLTPETNPDELVAEIRQSEPLITESRADQVKQLIIRLQQKQSQQDHHRFCFFKELKAHVLPLTNVAFDKSGSRFITGSYDRTCRIWDTASGTELHTLEGHRNVVYAITFNNPFGDKIATGSFDKTCKLWCADTGKCFHTFRGHMAEIVCLAFNPQSTLLATGSMDATAKLWDVETGEEVATLTGHTAEILSLCFDTVGNQLVTGSFDHTVVIWDVASGRRVHTLMGHGGEISNVQFNWDCSLIVTGSMDKTCKVWEAISGKCVATLTGHKEEVLDVCFDLSGQLVATASADGTARVFSANTHQCLVTLKGHEGEISKICFSPQSNRVLTASSDKTARLWDVQSGVCLQVLEGHTDEIFSCVFNYEGDAIITGSKDNTCRIWY, encoded by the exons ATGAAACTCAAACGCTTCCTTCTCAGATATTATCCACCAG GTATAATCCTGGAATATGAGAAAGGAGGATATCTGAGGACCAAATCAATCGACCTTTTGGATTTGACCCCAGA AACAAACCCAGATGAGTTGGTGGCAGAGATCAGGCAATCAGAACCTCTGATCACAGAGTCCCGGGCTGATCAGGTGAAACAGCTGATTATCCGACTTCAGCAGAAGCAGAGCCAGCAGGACCACCACCGGTTTTGTTTCTTCAAG GAACTTAAGGCACATGTACTGCCACTGACAAATGTTGCCTTTGACAAATCAGGGTCAAG GTTTATAACTGGGAGCTATGATAGAACATGCAGGATTTGGGACACAGCCTCAGGCACTGAGCTCCACACGCTAGAGGGTCACAGAAATGTGGTGTATGCAATAACATTCAACAACCCCTTTGG AGACAAGATTGCCACTGGTTCTTTTGATAAGACCTGCAAACTGTGGTGTGCTGACACAGGAAAATGCTTTCATACGTTTCGGGGACACATGGCAGAAATA GTGTGCCTGGCATTCAACCCCCAGAGTACACTGCTGGCTACAGGCAGCATGGATGCCACTGCCAAGCTGTGGGATGTGGAGACTGGGGAGGAGGTGGCCACCCTAACT GGTCACACTGCAGAGATCCTGTCTCTGTGCTTTGACACAGTGGGCAATCAACTTGTCACTGGCTCCTTTGACCACACAGTTGTGATATGGGATGTTGCTTCAGGAAG ACGTGTTCACACTTTGATGGGTCATGGGGGGGAAATCAGCAACGTTCAGTTTAACTGGGATTGCTCCCTCATAGTCACAGGCTCCATGGACAAAACCTGCAAG gtgtgGGAGGCTATCAGTGGGAAGTGTGTGGCAACCCTAACTGGACACAAAGAAGAGGTGCTGGATGTATGTTTTGATTTAAGTGGTCAGCTCGTTGCTACAGCCTCTGCTGATG GTACAGCCCGAGTTttcagtgcaaacacacaccagtgTCTCGTAACACTAAAGGGGCATGAAGGGGAGATCTCAAAG ATCTGTTTCAGTCCCCAGAGCAACAGGGTACTGACTGCCAGCTCAGACAAGACAGCCCGTCTGTGGGATGTTCAGTCTGGAGTCTGCCTACAAGTCCTGGAGGGGCACACTGATGAGATCTTCTCCTGTGTCTTCAACTATGAGGGTGACGCCATCATTACAG GCAGCAAGGATAACACATGCCGGATCTGGTACTGA